In the genome of Candidatus Promineifilum breve, the window ACGACCGTGGCCCTCGAGGGGGCCATCCTGGGCAAGCCGGCCACGCCCGACGAGGCGCGGGCCATGCTGCTGGCCCTGCGCGGCCGCGACCATGACGTGTTCACCGCGGCCTGCGTCCTCAGCCTCGACGACGGCCGCCGGCAAGAGGCCGTCCACCACGCCGTCGTCACCATGCGCGACTACACCCCGGCCGAGATCGACGCCTACATCGCCACCGGTGACCCGCTAGACAAGGCCGGAGCCTATGGCATCCAGCACCCGTTCAACCCCGTGGCCCGGCTGTCCGGCTGCTACCTGGGGGTCATGGGCCTGTCACTGTGTGACCTGCTCCCCCTATTGCGCGCCCTTGACGTGGGCGACCGCATCGACCCCGCCGCCCTGGTGGATGCCCATCGTGGGGTATTGCATACGAACGTTGCAAGCGCAGGGGAGCTGTAGCGCAGGGGAGCGGGGGTGCAGGGGTGCAGGGGTGCAGGGGTGCAGGGGTGAGGAAGAGCCGGCGGGACGGCGGCGCTCCCCCGCTCCCCTGCTCCCCCGCTCCCCTGCTCCCCCGCTCCCCTGCTCCCCTGCCCCCCTGCTCCCCCGCTCCCCTGCCCCCCTGCGCTTTCACCCATCCCGCGCAAACCCCAGCACTCTCTCCCCCGTCGGCCCCGGGCTGCCGCCGGCCGGCTCAATGGTGATGCCGAAGCGCTCATAGTCGGCCGCGGCCCGGCTCATCTCCACCGCCGTCTCCGCCCAGCCGTTGGAGTTGACCGAAAACACCGCCCCGCTCTCCCGCTGCCCATCGCTGACCAGCCATAGCTGATACTGCCGATCGGCGGGCAACACCGGCAGGCCGCGCACGGTCAACGTGGCCGCCCGGCCGCCGCGCTCGAAGACCAGCTCGCCATCCGCCTCCGGGGCCATGTCGGTCGGCGACAGGCTGACCGGCGGCACCTCGGGCGACAGCCAAAGGCCGAACGCCGCCCATAGCAGCCCGCCCAGCACAACGGCCGCCAGCGCCACCACGGCCATTGCCGGCCAGCGCCGCCCACGGATCGCCGCCGTATGGATCGCCGCCGTCTCGGCGGCCTTCTTCGTTGGACTAATCTTTGCCGCCGGGACGGCGGCGATCCTTTCTCCCGCCGCCGCGGCCAACAACCGCCCCCGCAACCCCGCCGACGGCACAGCCTCCGGCACGGCCAACGCCAGCGCGTCGGCCACGGCCACGTATTCGGCCCATTCGGCGGCGCAGTCGGGGCAATCGTCAACGTGGTGGGCCGTCTCGTCCACCTCGGCCTCGTCCAGGCAGCCCAGCGCATAGGCCGGCAGCCGCTCGCGGATTGTCGCATGGTTATCGGCGCTCATGACTCGTCCCGTTCCCCCACATCGTTCGGCGGCCGGAGCGGGGCCTCGGCTGCCAGCAGTTGCCGCAGCCGCACCATGCCGCCGCGAATGCGCCCCTTCACCGTGCCCAGCGATTGCTCCAGCAGCCCGGCGATCTCGCTGTGGCTGTAACCCTGGAAGAAGGCCAGCGCCAACGCCTGCCGCTGCTCGGCCGGCAGCGCGGCCACCGCCGCCCGCACCCGCTGCCGCTCCAGCGCCTGCTCCACGGCCGTCTCCAGATCGGGGCCACGGCCGGGGGCGGCGTCGCTGAAGGCCACGCTATGGGCCGCCGGGCGCACCGCCTCGCGCCGCAGCCGGTCGATGGCCCGGTTGCGGGCCAGCCGCGTCAGCCAGGTGGCCGCCCGCGCCAGCGCCGGGTCATAATCGGCCGCCCGCTGCCACACCGTCAGAAACACGTCCAGCGTGACCTCTTCGGCCGTGGCCCGGTCGCCGACGACGGCCAGGGCCACGCTCATCACCAGCCGGCAATGGCGGTCATAGAGCGCGGCCAGCGCCGTCTCGTCGCCGGCGGCCATGCGTTGCAGCAATTCATAATCGACGGCCGCCGCGCCGGTCGGGCCGCCCATGCCTGTGGCCGCGCCCGTGGCTGCCCCCTTGCCAACGCTCATCTCAATGCCCACATTCCTTCCCGGTTCCCCTCGCCGTTCGTGATTATTTTAGCATAGTCAGTAGACAGTGGATAGTGGGCAGTGGACAGTGCGAAGTCTGCGCACTGTCCACTGCCCACTATCCACTGACCTAAATCTCCAGCCGGTACACCTCCACCGTCCAATCAATATTCAACCCCGCCACGCCGACGAGTTGGATGACCGGCGCGCCGCTGCCCAGGACGACGGCCGTCCGCAGTTCCGTGCTGGTCGTGCTCGCCGGGGCGCGGCCCAGCGTGGCGTAGCGGCTGAGCCAGCCCGACCCCGGCGCGTCATAGAAATGGCCCAGCCCCACCAGCGAATAGACCTCGCCCACCACCGGCGGGTCGGGCACGCCCAGGGCCACGACCAGCAGCGCCGCCCCCCGCCCCGGCAGCAGCGGCCGGGCCAGCGTCACCAGCGCCGGGGTCAGCCCGCTGGTGCGCGCCGTGCCGCGGCCATCGACGCCGCCGAAGTGGCTCTCCAGCGGCACGGCCGAGTCGCCGCTCGCCAGCCGGTTGCGCCACCACGCCGCCACCTCGCCCAGCGCCCCCCATTCGTCGGCCGTGAACCGCCCGCCACCCGCCGCCTGTGTCTCGCTCTCGCCCTTCGCCTCGCTGCCCGGCAGTGTGATTCGTTTCATCGCTTACTCCTTTATGGCGGCAGGGGAGCAGGGGAGCAGGGGGGCAGGGGAGAAAGGGAGCAGCGGAGATGGCCGTGCTCCCTCGCACCCCTGCACCCCTGCACCCCTGCACCCCTGCACCCCTGCACCCCTGCACCCCTGCACCCCTGCACCCCTGCACCCCTGCTCCCCTGCTCCCCCTCACTCCCCCCACCCCACCATCTCCCCCTCCCCCAGCCGGTGATAGAGGATACGATTCAGCGCATTCAAGTAGGCCAGCTCCAGCCGCCGGGCATTGCTCGCCAGTTGGGCCATCAGCAAATTGCTGCTGTTGGTCGGCGCGGCCTGCTCGCGGGCCTGCAATTGGCGGGCGGCGGCAAAGAGGCTGTATTGCAACAGCACGTGGTGGTGCTCGGCGGGCACGGTCACATAGCTGCTCGCGCCCAACTCGCTATCGTGGGGGCGCAGAAAGCGGGCCAGCAGTGCCGTGCCCACCTCCGGCGCGAAGCTCAGCAGCAGCGCCGGCGGCCCAGTCAGGTCGCGCGGCAGCAGCGCGTCGTAGGCGCGCCCGGCGTTGAAGGCCGGCGACCGCCGCCGCCGCCGCGCCAGAAAGACGGGCGGCTCCTGCCCCGCCGGATACTCCACGCTGAGCACGGCCGCCGCGTCCCAGGGCAGCGTGTAGCGGCGCGCCCCGGCCACGGCGGCCAGCGTCACCTCGCCCAGGCGCGGCAGGTGTTGCGAATACTCGCGCACGGCCTCGTTGAGAAAACCCAGCAGTTCGGCCTCGCTCCACGTCGCCGCGCCGCTGTCGTCCAGCGCGACGCGGATGTCGCCCAGCAACGCCCCGGCCGTCACCGCATAGGGCGGCGCGGCGGCTGTGCCTGTTCCCGTTCCGTTTGACATAATGCTCTCCTTCCCTGCGATCTCTTCAGGGGTGGCGGAGCAGGGGCACAACCCCTGCTCCGCCACCCCCCTACACCACCACCTCCACATCCGGGTTCACAAAATTCCAGCCCGACTTCTGCCGCCAGAGGTAAACCGTGCCGGGGTCGAGGTAGAAGGTGATGCGGCCGTTCTGGTCGGTGCGGCCACTGGCCAGGATGACGCCGCCGTTGCTGTCGCTGGTGGCCCAGACGTCGGCGTCGGCGATGGGGTTACCGCTGCCGGCGTCGGTGAGGGTGTAGGTGAACTCGGCCGCGCCCGCGCCGGGGCTGTTGCCGCTGATGCTGCTGATTTTGGCGTCGAGGCGCTGGCCGAGGATCCATCCGGCCGTGTTGCTGCTGTAACTGCCGGGCAGGGTAGTGGCCCACGGGTCGGCCGCCGCGCCGCCGGCATCGTTCAGCGCGTCGCCCGTGCTGCCCGCCGTCAAATGGCCGCCCAGGCCCTCG includes:
- a CDS encoding Maf family protein, translated to MAAIHLILASASPRRRALVALLGYPFTVVVSGADEDEHLSAPPADYVRHTARAKAEAVAAALPPAPPATRRILIAADTTVALEGAILGKPATPDEARAMLLALRGRDHDVFTAACVLSLDDGRRQEAVHHAVVTMRDYTPAEIDAYIATGDPLDKAGAYGIQHPFNPVARLSGCYLGVMGLSLCDLLPLLRALDVGDRIDPAALVDAHRGVLHTNVASAGEL
- a CDS encoding anti-sigma factor, with translation MSADNHATIRERLPAYALGCLDEAEVDETAHHVDDCPDCAAEWAEYVAVADALALAVPEAVPSAGLRGRLLAAAAGERIAAVPAAKISPTKKAAETAAIHTAAIRGRRWPAMAVVALAAVVLGGLLWAAFGLWLSPEVPPVSLSPTDMAPEADGELVFERGGRAATLTVRGLPVLPADRQYQLWLVSDGQRESGAVFSVNSNGWAETAVEMSRAAADYERFGITIEPAGGSPGPTGERVLGFARDG
- a CDS encoding phage adaptor protein; the protein is MSNGTGTGTAAAPPYAVTAGALLGDIRVALDDSGAATWSEAELLGFLNEAVREYSQHLPRLGEVTLAAVAGARRYTLPWDAAAVLSVEYPAGQEPPVFLARRRRRSPAFNAGRAYDALLPRDLTGPPALLLSFAPEVGTALLARFLRPHDSELGASSYVTVPAEHHHVLLQYSLFAAARQLQAREQAAPTNSSNLLMAQLASNARRLELAYLNALNRILYHRLGEGEMVGWGE
- a CDS encoding RNA polymerase sigma factor; translation: MSVGKGAATGAATGMGGPTGAAAVDYELLQRMAAGDETALAALYDRHCRLVMSVALAVVGDRATAEEVTLDVFLTVWQRAADYDPALARAATWLTRLARNRAIDRLRREAVRPAAHSVAFSDAAPGRGPDLETAVEQALERQRVRAAVAALPAEQRQALALAFFQGYSHSEIAGLLEQSLGTVKGRIRGGMVRLRQLLAAEAPLRPPNDVGERDES